A region of the Macrobrachium nipponense isolate FS-2020 chromosome 14, ASM1510439v2, whole genome shotgun sequence genome:
CAGTTAttagtacatgtatatgtataggcgGTATCTGTATAAGCATCTTGATTTTTGTTATATTCAGAGTTTCGGTGATCACCATTATCTTAGTAACTACTTAAATCTGAGTATATAGAatctatatgtgcacatttcattgATTCTGTATTGGTGGAAATTCCtcttttctatctgtttctattttatcttgcctTTCTCGTATGTCTCTCTTGCTTGTCGAAACTGTATCAAACAAATTAATCAGAGTTGGGTGAGGCTTTTCTTCGTCAAGCGCAAAACATACGCTCTtctgattatcctgtttcaggctaatctttccTTCACTGCTGCCCAGTATTATACCACATCTTCTCATGAAATTAAATGAGAATAATACTTGTAGGGGAAAAAATCTGTCTTCTAGAACTAGAATACTTTCAACAAATTTGTGTGACCAAATGTCTATTTCCAAGTTCATATTTCTCAGATTTCTAATTTGTTTACCCGCTATtccttttataactttattttgactctgaatccgagtttctgaaatgcctaaatatctggttaaagttgatttatctattatattcactGTACTGCATGAATCTATAAGTACAGTACATGTCTTTCCACTTATGGGAAACTTCACAATAGGcaaatcctttctgtttatttcttcttctttcatggagAATAGTACTTCTTTGATATTTATGTAGGAAAATGTGGATGAACCTTCATTTCCCATACCAGctatttcttcttttcatcttaaagggaattattttctttcttcggtGAAGGGGTTAATTGTCACTGGCTTGAAGAGTTCTGTGGATTTGGGCCGTTACTTACTTCTATTAATTCCTTATTGGTTCCCCTATTATTGAACCAACAACTTTTAGTTTAATGCCCAACCTTCTTGCAAATTGCACAGCTTCTAGGCTTTCTGCAATCATTAGTGGAATGATTTGTACACCCGCAATTTTCACATGCTGCCTTTGGTCTTGCTCCTTGGGCTGAATAGCTATTCCTTGACTTGAATTTTTTGTGTTTGAAGATTAACCAGCCTTATATGTCATGGGTGGACCATTCCTTGAATaattctgtctttctttctggTTAGGATTCCATTTTCTGTTGTATTTCCATTGAAAAGGAGTGGATCTATTCTTTGCTTGTCTGGCATTATTATTAGTTCTATTTGAATGGTTATCATTCCTGCCTTTCCTTTCATTCTGTTGTTCTATTACCCCTACAAAGTCCTTGGAGAAATCTGTCTCTGCCTGTATTTCTTGtctcattgtttttaatgttgGAAGGCTATTATTCTtgggatcaattttaatttttcgaaaagccgtcttttccttttctcctagAGCATTATATGagaagagaaagagcgagagaaagaagaaggaaggaatatttttttttagagagaaaaggagagggagaatgagaaagtgaatgaaaggaatggagaaagtgagagagaaaatgacATCCCCATCGAAAttgactccccctccccccctttcccaTGATTTTCCCTCCCTTATAAGGCCTTTCCTTCCTCCCTAACCTCCCTCTCCTTCCCCAGAGAGGGAGAAACCGATGATTTTGGCACATTTTCAGACGAAATTTTcgcaattttcgttttttttcggcGTTTGGTAATCCGAGGCTGTGGCTTAACAAAAGggaaacggtgattgcagacgtcctcttgactccgtattgcagaaactagtctacttgtaaggcagaaaatccccaaaacctctagcaggaccttttcttctctgaagtctgctcgaaatcgagataacacgagataattcgtccactcctgaagacgactagaccaatttccgaacaactcttcttttcaTCCTTTGTCTCTAGTTTCTCCGTCCATcccctttccttcctctctctccttccttccttcctccttccttcctctctcgtaagtagccatcttgcttggtgagtcgtacccgcgtgaagtcagattaatcaacagatatcacaagtttaacatacgactagaatttgagaaatatctagaagtgttcgtgaactatcggtgataagattagtgtgaaaatagtaggataaagcgtcttctaagttagtttatcaagtgtaatactataaatcagaacaagatggcagtaagttccaactgcgggaagaggtggcgtaatttggcgtgtctagcagattcgcaatacgatgaggtagcaggaagggaactggcatttctcatctatgaaatcagcaacagtcctaaccaaaaagatacaaaagcattcatagatatattagaaggatataatccttcaaactggaacaaatctaatgaaaacatcttgaaaataattgaagaagttccaaataaaatccaagtggtcaagagactcataaagaaaatatacataaaccaacatattccgacaaagaaaatgaataaggtgaatcttgtgaatatcctaattgatgcattaggaaaaagaatgccaaaagcatgcaaactgtgtaaggtttggtatagcatagtcaatccacaaaacctaatcagaaaatgtgctgcatgcaacattccgacccatccacagtgtgctgaggtaatacaagatttgagaaaagatacaagaattttttgttcaacatgtctatcatggatagacaatgttattaaatcaagattgaatgtacaaatagttgaggatgaagaagaagaggaagaggaagagaagaagaaaaagaaagaagaggaaaacggaagagaagtaaacaaaaatgaaatgacagaaaaaaataaggaaaacaaagaacaagataaaagtatggatgcagagatactcattgatactacatatgaggcaataaagcagcatacctacgaagaaataaattacgatatgacaacagaaaagcaaatcccgaagaggctctacccagatctatacaatgacgggaaagaggaaaaaatagacaagaaagacaaaatctgcaaccttttgaaaagaggaaattgcagatttggagaaagatgttactacaaacatcctaagatatgtcaaaaactatgaaatatatggtaaatgtgcatacttagatggatatggggatgattgcagagatctgcatccaaaaatatgtaaaaacctaaagaaggaaaaggatgtaagttcgacaaaaatgcaaatatatgcaccctgtagccatgaatcataatcaaataaataaccaaccaagtaataaaaaccaaaataagaaagaaacaaataaagagagaaatcaagaatatcaggtaaaagagaaaagcaaaccaccaatgagatatgcagaggtgtcagcaaaaaatttcaaagcatcagctccgaaattctactcaagagataataactgtatttattatgcaagaggatattgcagaaagaaacggagggaaaattgcagattcagacacaaaatgaataattatgatgaaggaagatcaaatattatggaaaagttggattttttaatgtcagaatttctggaaatgaaaaaaagaacaacataccagaacaggaaagagacatgggaaaatccttattactaccagtattaaatgaaggagaaaacacgcaaaccatcatagtgatgaatgcgcagggtttagttacgagtaactcaaaaagaaaaatagagtacttagaagaactaacccaaaatgaaaagaaaatagatataatgaatataagtgaaacctggtattcccaagagactgggaatgatgatcaaataaaaagggttccaaacttatagatcagatagaaaaaatagaaatcaagggggaaccgcaatatatgggaaagacaaaaacaaggaaaatatatgagaaatatagtaactcagaatgtgaactaatagcggtagaatttgaatctgaaaaattgatgaacatagtaatatatagacctcctaatactaaagagtttgacttaataattgaaaaaattggatgatatatgtagaaatcacaaggactggactattctcctatctggtgacttcaactttcctttcgtagaatggaaagaacgaataggagattgtggttgtacttatacatataaaaaagagagtaatagtagtgcagaagataagaggcaatttgaaaagctattagatatgctactagatacaacattcaacaaataaatcacctgccaacaagaaaggaaaatactttagacctagtatttgtgaacgagatgaattatgttaaagaaataatagtttataatgcgaatatttcagaccataatgtcatagaattaacagttcattccaaagcaagtgaaaatagagataagcaagaaatgaaaaagtgggaaggatatggaaaatacaacttctacagtaaaaataaaaatataaaatggtcagaaattaatgaagaattaaacaaagattggataacattttcgtaagtgatgacataagggtaaatacggagatattatataaaatattggagaaaaatagtggaaaaatatataccgaagaagaaaagtaaacatcattcatgcataccaagagacagaaggatcttgttccagaaaatcagaaagtggaaaaaaggtcttgcaaaagaaaaaaatgcatggaaagttatagaactaaaaagtaagatagaaaatgcagaacaaagattatacaatcaaaagaaaatgaaaaacgggacttggaagaaaaaaccctattaaatatcaagcaaaccccaagctattatactcatatgcgaagaagatgaataaaagaagaatagaaataggccctctgagaattgaagggagattaacgaatgaaaaaaaggaaatttgcaacatactgcagaacgatataagagagaattcactcctagaatagataatgaagataatgatatagaagtaagggatgaaaatagtgaatatttagctgacatagatattaatgaagctgatattgtgcaggctattaatgaaattaaaaatggagctgctgcagggcctgatggaattcctgctattttgttaaagaaagtagttcattctatcgcaaagccacttgcaatattattaagacaaagtgtagatacaggcaagatttatgatgagcacaaaattagcatatattacccctactttcaaaagtggatcaagactagaggcaagtaaattataggcctgtgagtctaacatcacatattatgaaagtgtatgaaagggtaatgaagaaaaatattatgaaacatttaataaaaaataatttgtttaataaaggacaacatggtttcgtacccggaaaagtacacaaacccaactgttagtccaccgtgagaacatattcaaaaatatgaaaagcggaaatgaaacagatgtggtttatttagactttgcaaaagcttttgataaagtagaccataatatattagcgaagaaaattagaaaacacaatatcgtggataaagtaggaagatggttaaaagaattttttacacaacagaaaacagatagttattgcaaacgacgagaaatcggatgaagccaaggtaatatccggtgtgccgcaaggtacggtgttagctgcaatactgtttgttattatgattgaagacatagacaataatgtgaaggattcggtagtgagtagtttcgcagatgacacaagaataagtagagaaattacttgtgatgaagataggaacgctctacaaagagaccttaacaaagtatatgattgggcagaggtaaataggatggtatttaactctgataaatttgaatcaataaattatggagacagagaaagaaagctatatgcatataagggacctaataatgagaccatcacaaataaggaagcagttaaagaccttggtgtgatgatgaataggaacatgttatgcaatgatcaaatagcaactctgttggcaaaatgtaaagcaaaaatgggaatgttgttacggcacttcaaaacaagaaaagctgaacacatgattatgctttataaaacatatgttcgtagtcacttgaatattgcaatatgatatggtacccacactatcaaaaggatattgccaaatagagagtgtacaaaggtcctttacagctagaatagaagaagttaaggacctagactactgggaaagactacaattcttaaaatatagtcttagaaaggagaagagaacgctacatgataattcaggcatggaaacagatagaaggaatagcagaaaaatatcatggaactaaaaatatcagaaagagcaagcagaggtagattaatagtgcccaaaaaactataccaggaaaaataaggaaagcacacaggacattaatccactacgcaccagcatcgataatgcagcgtctattcaatgcgttgccagatcatctgaggaatatatcaggagtgagcgtagatgtgtttaagaataagctcgacaaatatctaaactgcatcccagaccatccaagattggaagatgcaaaatataccggaagatgtactagcaactctctggtagacattagaggtgcctcacactgagggacctggggcaacccgaacaagatgtaaggtctgtaaggtaaggtctctctctctctctctctctctctctctctctctccttcctccccttttcTTCCTCACTCAGAGAGTTCTGGATAAAATCGACGCAAATTTCTACCATTCAGTCGAGATCTCAGTTTATTAATGAACCCGAGGACACACCGATGAATGGAAACCAGCTTACGGAAGCTGGAACACCTGTTCAATAGATCTAAATATTCCGAGCTACCTCCACCAAAGTCGAGATCACTTTATTTGGCTTTGCAAGAGGATTAGGAACTAGAATTGCCAGCGTATCATCCAGACTCTTTTGAGCATCACAAGGTGAGGTAAGAAAATTAGGCCCAGAAATGTTATTTGACTCAATTAAAATATTGTAAGACACTGGTCGTGTAACATAGTCCGCAGGGTTTTCAATACCAGAGACAAATTGGAACTTTATTGGATGAACTTCACATAGTCTATTAATATGATCAAGTCTATTGAGAAGAAAAATACTTCTTTTGCTCATCTTATCCATCTTATGGACATATGAATTAATCCAAGACAGACACACCATGCTATCTGAGTAGAGTGTTAAACCAATAACGTTAACAGGACACATACAGGATGGACCTGAAATTTCCTGATCAAGATCAATAAGCATTTCTGTGCCTAGAGCTATTGCCTGAAATCCCAAAGTTGGAATGCTCTTGGTTGACAGTTGTCTATTCAGAAACCGGTTTTTGGCCGTCAAAAAACTTACTTGGCCACCGTTAACGTTCTGTATATACATTACTGATCCATAAATGGATTTGCTGCTGTCGACAAACGCAATTAGGTTATAAGACTCGTCTCTTCTGCCAACAAATCTTGTAACACTGACATTAGGACTGGCATTCACctgtttacatattttcttcCACTCATGAAGTAATTCCTCAGACAACCTATGATCCCAGTCTAGATTAGAATTACACTGTAGATCATGAAGGAATGATCTAGCCCTATTCATTAATGGCATAGTTAACCCAAATATGTCTTAGTGTGATGCTATCGATTTCAAAATAAGTCTCTTTGTAGTGGCTTTACAGTCTAGTTTTAGTGGTTTCGTTAACAAATGATCTTTTATTCGATTCCATTGAAGGCCCAAAAGTTTCACCTCATCTGGAGTCTTCTCTTCCTTATCTTTGTCAATATCAGCTTGAATATCAGTGTTATTTGTCACATATTGCTGtaaataaaacttatatggcTCAAATATTAAACCTAACCTATCAATAGACCATTTCAATTTACTGGAATCATTTGCACTTATCGCTCCATTGTCCATATAAAGAAGAGCATAAATGTGTCTCTTAAGTTCTTTCACTTCACTGGAATCCCCCTCGGTATCGAgcatcaaaattttatataagcCCAATAACAACAAGCATGGGGAGCAGACAAGACCAAATGGGAGACGCTTTGACTGATATCCGACAATGGTGTAGTCGCCTTTGCTTATATTTCGGTACCAgagaaacaaaagtttaatagAATCTTGTGGTAATAAGCATATATTCAAAAAtgcctttttaatatcaaaacagaACAAATAACTATCAAAACGCAAATGCAAGAGAGCACTAGTGATCTTCTGATTCAAGCTGGGTCCACTTAACATGGCCTGGTTATGACTTAAGGCTGTACCGTTACGATTCTTCTCACACAAATTTGAGAGGTAGACTACTCTACATTGTCAATTATCTCTATTATTCCCAAATCTGCCTGCTCTCTAAATGTTTGGTCAAtcattttcaaataatcattGTTATTCTTAGAGAGTTTCTTGAAATTTGCTTTAAGAATTTGAGtggctaaatttttatttttagccaaaaggtaaacggaaattaaaatttcttacatttgtttataagtatatgtatatatgtatttattgaagTAAGGAGGACTTTtctcttaaaatattaaaataactagTTAAATACATTTGTATGCTTGGTACCATCCAAGTCCTGCTTGCTTATTACGAGCTAAGTAATTAGCTAACAACCCTTCTAATCAcgccattttctctttacttgGGAGGTTTATGGATATACCCACTTCAGTCTTGCCCAGCAAACCATACCGTCAATAGCTTCACTGGCAGTATTTGGACACGAAGATTTTAGCAGCTAGATTTGTGCTACAAGATTATCTCTACTGAATTTGTGCTGCGCTGCTATTTTATCGAACCATGGTTGAGTTACGTGATTTAAGTGTTTCCACATTTACGAAGTTATTCAACATGAACTAACTTCCTTTAATTTGGACTCTGGGCTTCCTTCGTCATGAGACTTTAAACTTTGAGGGCATTCGACTCGTCTCGTCTCGTAGCTTGCATGGATAAAGGATAGAACCAAGCATTGTTAGGGGTTTCTTAATGTCTAATGGTAATCATTATCCGTTGCCTTGAGCCTTCAAagcaccaatataataataaattccttcctctctgatatagatatatatatattatgtactattaaactaattttgatatCAGCTCCTCatatttattcgttttatttgtaCAGTACTTTTGTTTAGGTATATTTGGTGAAGCTAGGTCGTCCTGGGTTATCAGCCTACGTTCATCTTTCGTATTTATATTATTGGTAAGACTTTATATTAGATTTAATTCGAAGGATGAATGTTATAGTGAATGCATTCTATAAAATTATATTGCGTATATTTATAGctttaatgatattattttgatgTCTGAATGTCTTTCATTTTCCAGGATATCATTTAACCATATGTTTATTTGAAGTGGCTTAATCCGATGGTAAATTCCCTTTTTCTTACATTGGCGAGCACTCACAACATTATCGGTAATTGCTTATtaagtttatatagattatatatgcaaTTTACGATTTATTGATATACTTTtctcaaattaaatttatataatttcctttattttaccatatctttatatattcctttttgttgtttatacAGGTGAGGTTGGAAAAGCTGAAATTAGTTTGGAAATTACCCCTAGATATAACCTCCTTCAAGCAATCTGAATAGATAATTTATAGCATTTTTACTTCTCTTAAATGGGTATAATAAATTTAGTGAATTGTGTTGAAGAGTTTTCCTAACTACCATTGTAATCGTTCAAGGTTCAGcttatggcgcccaacgtggggctttGATGGAGACTGCTGAATTTGCAAGAGTAATTTTCTCGTGTTTGAGGGTTGCCCAGAGTccaataattaattttcttttctagctccttatattttgttaaatatgaaTAAGTTACAGATATTTGTAGGTCAGCGGAAGACTATTAGGAAAAAGGTCACTGAATGTTTTAATAATGTTAGTAATTATGATTCCTTTAATCCTTCTGAGCGTTTGTCTGAGAGAGGTATTCTCTTACACTATAAGGAA
Encoded here:
- the LOC135226228 gene encoding uncharacterized protein LOC135226228, with protein sequence MLSGPSLNQKITSALLHLRFDSYLFCFDIKKAFLNICLLPQDSIKLLFLWYRNISKGDYTIVGYQSKRLPFGLVCSPCLLLLGLYKILMLDTEGDSSEVKELKRHIYALLYMDNGAISANDSSKLKWSIDRLGLIFEPYKFYLQQYVTNNTDIQADIDKDKEEKTPDEVKLLGLQWNRIKDHLLTKPLKLDCKATTKRLILKSIASH